In Nicotiana tabacum cultivar K326 chromosome 19, ASM71507v2, whole genome shotgun sequence, one DNA window encodes the following:
- the LOC142173357 gene encoding uncharacterized protein LOC142173357, producing the protein MDFIEGLLKVAGNEAIYVVVDRLSKAAHFLDLKHPYTALDVAQLFMVGIFKLHRMPKSIVPDKDPIFLPLAEWWYKTSYHSSIHMTPYEVVYGRKPPPLLPYLPFDSQLDMVDRSLQAREATIRSLKFHMGHAQNRMKVQADKHMTK; encoded by the exons ATGGACTTCATTGAGGGGTTACTAAAAGTTGCTGGCAATGAAGCTATATATGTAGTTGTGGATAGACTGAGCAAAGCAGCTCACTTCTTGGACCTTAAACACCCATACACCGCATTAGATGTTGCTCAATTATTCATGGTTGGCATCTTTAAACTACATAGAATGCCTAAATCTATAGTTCCTGACAAAGATCCAATCTTC CTACCACTTGCTGAATGGTGGTACAAGACATCTTACCATTCTTCCATTCACATGACACCCTATGAAGTGGTCTATGGACGGAAACCACCTCCCTTGTTACCTTACTTGCCTTTTGATTCTCAGCTGGATATGGTGGACAGGAGCCTCCAAGCAAGGGAAGCTACTATCAGGAGTTTGAAATTCCACATGGGACATGCTCAAAATAGGATGAAAGTTCAAGCTGATAAGCACATGACTAAATGA